In the genome of Pseudorasbora parva isolate DD20220531a chromosome 10, ASM2467924v1, whole genome shotgun sequence, one region contains:
- the afg1la gene encoding AFG1 like ATPase a: protein MAAGKASLVALGHQFCMKNKLLSKSTLPDIISCIRRGLATSVLSQTVEEPSATTSPSSSFGGPLEHYNSLIRDGQLREDLQQKAVMEKLDQMQKNLRGYSNDRLSFFSKIFSQKKPPKGYYIFGDVGTGKTMVMDMFYNHVETEKKKRVHFHGFMLDVHKRIHRLKQSLPKRKVGKMAKAYDPIAPVAEEISEEACLLCFDEFQVTDIADAMILKQLFENLFLNGVVVVATSNRPPDDLYKNGLQRVNFVPFIAVLKEYCQTLRLDSGIDYRRRNRPGAGKLFFLSSEPDADTTLDKLFDEMAFKQNDITRPRSIKVHGRILTLDKACGTIADCTFEELCDRPIGASDYLEMSAVFDTVFIRNIPLLNLNKKTQARRFITLIDTLYEHKVRVVLKAEAPLDELFVHEHHDDHDPHDTHVLFDDLGISRDAGSSLAIFTGEEEVFAFQRTVSRLIEMQTEEYWVAGERSSK from the exons GGCTTGCCACAAGTGTGCTGTCTCAGACAGTTGAAGAGCCCAGTGCCACGACCTCTCCAAGCAGCAGTTTTGGTGGACCCTTGGAGCATTACAACAGTCTTATTCGAGATGGACAGTTACGAGAAGATTTGCAGCAAAAGGCTGTCATGGAAAAACTGGATCAGATGCAAAAGAATCTTCGAGGGTACAGCAATGACCGcttatcttttttttcaaaG ATCTTCTCCCAGAAAAAGCCACCAAAAGGTTATTACATATTTGGAGATGTTG GCACAGGAAAAACTATGGTTATGGACATGTTTTATAACCATGTAGAGacagagaagaaaaaaagggtCCATTTTCATGGATTCATGTTGGATGTACATAAAC GAATCCATCGGCTCAAGCAAAGTTTACCCAAAAGGAAAGTGGGCAAAATGGCAAAGGCTTACGACCCCATTGCTCCGGTTGCTGAAGAAATCAGTGAGGAGGCCTGCCTTCTGTGTTTTGACGAGTTTCAG GTCACTGACATTGCAGATGCCATGATCCTTAAGCAGCTCTTTGAGAACCTCTTCCTGAATGGGGTTGTAGTTGTTGCCACGTCCAACCGGCCACCTGATG ATCTGTACAAAAATGGGTTGCAGAGGGTGAACTTTGTCCCATTCATAGCTGTGCTAAAG GAGTATTGCCAAACACTACGTCTGGATTCTGGAATAGATTATCGGAGAAGAAATCGTCCTGGAGCCGGAAAACTCTTCTTCCT TTCCAGTGAACCTGATGCTGATACAACACTCGATAAACTTTTTGATGAGATGGCCTTTAAACAGAATGACA TTACCCGACCCAGATCTATTAAGGTACATGGCAGGATATTGACACTTGACAAAGCATGTGGGACCATAGCAGACTGCACCTTTGAGGAGCTGTGTGACCGG CCTATCGGAGCCAGTGACTACCTGGAGATGTCTGCTGTGTTTGACACAGTTTTCATCCGAAACATTCCTCTGCTTAATTTGAACAAGAAGACGCAGGCCAGACGCTTCATAACTCTCATTGACACACTATATGAGCACAAG GTTCGTGTGGTGCTGAAGGCAGAGGCTCCATTAGATGAGCTGTTTGTTCATGAACATCACGACGATCATGACCCTCACGACACTCATGTTTTATTTGATGATCTGGGCATTTCAAGG GATGCAGGGAGCTCGCTGGCGATCTTCACGGGAGAGGAGGAGGTGTTCGCCTTCCAGAGGACAGTATCTCGCCTTATTGAGATGCAGACAGAGGAGTACTGGGTTGCAGGAGAGCGGAGCTCTAAGTAG
- the foxo3a gene encoding forkhead box protein O3a: protein MAEEIDKPSAVDVDIDPDFEPQKRPRSCTWPLPRPESNAGKAEPAEVGIIPEEEVDENGTDDACVSGDITGASKPVSITEGNESAAAPAIQTNAAVSDKGTYGSPVSSQHTLPDSSFNGLLPQQPRKSSARRNAWGNYSYADLITQAIESTPEKRLTLAQIYDWMVRNVPYFKDKGDSNSSAGWKNSIRHNLSLHSRFVRVQNEGTGKSSWWMVNPDGGKGGKAPRRRAVSMDNSNKLIKSARGRAAKKKAALQATQDGSSESSSSLSKWTGSPTSRSSDELDAWTDFRSRTNSNASTLSGRLSPILANLEMDEVPDDDSPLSPMLYSSPSSMSPSTGLTELPRLADLAGTMNLNDGLSDNLMDDLLDNISLTASQSPGQDESGANLQGSPVFTFSCSGSSLAIPSGSYGTNSMFSPPSVTGLRQSPMQTIQENKQATFSCGSLFSEQSLQDLLSSESNSRSDVLLTQSDPLMSQASASLPSQNARRSALLLRNDPMMSNQAGPGGQAGLKKAMPSGWWMNCISSSESDYQSLMKQHLQVSPFRSTSMQLNSSDSLLAGLNGSVSSVQLASQDRFPSDLDLEALSGSFDCDMDAITRNDLMDADGLEFSFDSHLISSQNANLTSESFSRTKRTSSQSWVPG, encoded by the exons ATGGCAGAGGAGATAGATAAGCCCTCGGCTGTGGACGTCGACATAGACCCTGATTTCGAGCCCCAAAAAAGGCCCAGGTCCTGCACCTGGCCTCTGCCCAGACCGGAGTCCAATGCTGGGAAAGCAGAACCAGCAGAGGTGGGAATCATCCCCGAGGAAGAGGTGGATGAAAATGGCACTGATGATGCTTGTGTATCTGGTGACATTACAGGCGCATCAAAACCTGTCAGTATCACAGAAGGAAACGAGAGTGCTGCTGCTCCTGCCATACAAACCAATGCTGCTGTCAGTGATAAAGGCACCTATGGCTCTCCCGTTTCTTCCCAACATACTCTGCCTGACTCCAGCTTCAATGGTCTGCTTCCTCAGCAGCCCAGAAAATCCTCTGCCCGCAGGAACGCCTGGGGAAACTATTCCTACGCAGACCTCATCACTCAAGCCATCGAGAGCACGCCGGAGAAGAGGCTGACATTGGCCCAGATTTATGATTGGATGGTCCGGAATGTGCCATACTTCAAGGACAAAGGTGACAGCAACAGCTCTGCAGGATGGAAG AATTCAATTCGACATAACCTGTCACTCCACAGTCGCTTTGTCCGGGTCCAGAATGAAGGAACAGGGAAGAGTTCATGGTGGATGGTCAACCCCGATGGTGGAAAAGGGGGAAAAGCCCCGCGGAGACGTGCAGTATCTATGGACAACAGTAATAAGCTCATCAAGAGCGCCCGTGGCCGTGCCGCAAAGAAAAAGGCAGCTCTTCAGGCTACTCAGGACGGAAGCTCAGAGAGTTCCTCCAGCCTGTCCAAATGGACCGGCAGCCCAACTTCCCGTAGTAGCGATGAGCTTGACGCTTGGACGGATTTCCGATCTCGCACTAATTCTAACGCCAGCACCCTAAGTGGACGCCTTTCTCCGATTCTGGCCAACCTCGAGATGGACGAAGTTCCTGATGACGACTCTCCCCTGTCGCCCATGCTGTACTCCAGCCCTAGTAGTATGTCTCCGTCCACCGGGCTGACAGAACTGCCCCGTCTAGCTGACCTTGCTGGAACCATGAACCTCAATGACGGCCTCTCGGATAACCTAATGGACGACCTTCTAGACAATATCAGCTTGACGGCTTCCCAGTCTCCAGGTCAAGATGAGAGTGGTGCCAACCTACAGGGAAGCCCTGTGTTTACCTTCAGCTGCTCCGGGAGCAGTCTGGCAATTCCCTCCGGCAGCTATGGCACTAACTCCATGTTCAGCCCTCCGTCCGTCACTGGCCTGAGGCAGTCTCCAATGCAAACGATCCAGGAAAACAAGCAGGCTACGTTCTCCTGCGGTTCCCTCTTTAGTGAGCAGAGTCTGCAGGACTTGCTCAGCTCCGAGTCCAACAGTCGCAGCGATGTCCTTCTTACCCAATCTGACCCGCTTATGTCACAAGCCAGTGCCTCCCTTCCCTCCCAGAATGCCCGTCGCAGTGCGCTGCTGTTGCGTAATGATCCCATGATGTCCAACCAGGCTGGGCCTGGAGGACAAGCAGGGCTCAAGAAGGCAATGCCATCTGGATGGTGGATGAACTGCATCTCCAGCAGCGAGTCAGACTACCAAAGCTTGATGAAGCAACATCTCCAAGTGTCTCCCTTCAGAAGCACATCTATGCAGCTCAACTCCTCTGATTCGTTGTTGGCAGGTCTCAATGGCAGTGTTTCCTCCGTTCAGTTGGCGTCTCAGGACCGGTTTCCATCTGATTTGGATCTTGAGGCGTTAAGTGGGAGTTTCGATTGCGACATGGACGCCATCACTCGCAACGATCTGATGGATGCCGATGGCCTGGAGTTCAGCTTCGATTCCCATCTTATCTCCTCTCAGAATGCTAACCTGACTTCAGAGAGCTTCTCCAGAACCAAACGAACCTCCTCCCAAAGCTGGGTACCAGGTTGA